In Streptomyces sp. 840.1, one DNA window encodes the following:
- a CDS encoding cation:proton antiporter — protein MHDTTALLVELGSVILGLGIIGRFAGRIGLSPIPLYLLAGLAFGEGGLLPLGASEEFTAVGAEIGVILLLLLLGLEYSASELVTSLKTQYPSGAVDFVLNATPGAVAALLLGWGPVGAVALAGVTWISSSGVIAKVLADLGRLGNRETPVILGVLVIEDLSMAVYLPLLTAMLAGVGFAGGSIALLVALGTVGFVLYLALRHGRLISRAVSSDNPEMLLLVVLGLTVLVAGVAQQLQVSAAVGAFLVGIALSGEVAEGARKLLTPLRDLFAAVFFVFFGLSTNPAEIPPVLLPAALLAVVTVFTKIATGWYAARRAGIGSRGRWRAGGTLVARGEFSIVIAGLAVATEPRIGPIATAYVLILVIVGPLTARWTQPIVAKFQEWRGNDEEKPAPSAGNGSGSGSGTVPAARVPAPQEELAPTD, from the coding sequence GTGCACGACACGACCGCACTGCTGGTGGAGCTCGGCTCCGTCATTCTGGGGCTTGGCATCATCGGGCGGTTCGCCGGGCGAATAGGACTCTCGCCGATCCCCCTCTATCTGCTCGCCGGACTCGCGTTCGGCGAGGGCGGGCTGCTGCCGCTCGGGGCCAGTGAGGAGTTCACCGCCGTCGGCGCCGAGATCGGCGTCATCCTGCTGCTGCTCCTGCTGGGGCTCGAATACAGCGCCAGTGAGCTCGTCACCAGTCTGAAGACGCAATATCCGTCCGGGGCCGTGGACTTCGTGCTCAACGCGACTCCGGGGGCCGTCGCCGCGCTGCTGCTCGGGTGGGGGCCCGTGGGGGCGGTGGCGCTCGCCGGGGTCACCTGGATCTCGTCGTCCGGGGTGATCGCCAAGGTGCTCGCGGATCTGGGGCGGCTCGGCAACCGGGAGACGCCCGTCATCCTCGGGGTGCTCGTCATCGAGGACCTGTCGATGGCCGTCTATCTGCCGCTGCTCACCGCGATGCTCGCGGGGGTCGGCTTCGCCGGCGGCAGCATCGCGCTGCTCGTCGCGCTCGGCACCGTCGGGTTCGTCCTCTATCTCGCACTGCGGCACGGCCGGCTCATCAGCCGGGCGGTGTCCTCCGACAATCCGGAGATGCTGCTCCTGGTCGTGCTGGGGCTGACCGTCCTGGTCGCCGGGGTCGCCCAGCAGTTGCAGGTGTCCGCGGCCGTCGGGGCGTTCCTCGTCGGCATCGCGCTCTCCGGGGAGGTCGCGGAGGGGGCGCGCAAGCTGCTGACCCCGTTGCGGGACCTGTTCGCCGCCGTCTTCTTCGTGTTCTTCGGGCTCTCCACCAATCCTGCGGAGATCCCCCCGGTGCTGCTCCCGGCCGCGCTGCTGGCCGTCGTCACCGTCTTCACCAAGATCGCCACCGGCTGGTACGCGGCCCGGCGGGCCGGTATCGGGTCGCGCGGGCGCTGGCGGGCCGGCGGCACGCTCGTCGCGCGTGGCGAGTTCTCCATCGTCATCGCCGGTCTGGCCGTGGCGACCGAGCCGCGCATCGGCCCCATCGCCACCGCGTACGTCCTGATCCTGGTCATCGTCGGCCCGCTCACCGCACGCTGGACGCAGCCGATCGTGGCGAAGTTCCAGGAGTGGCGCGGGAACGACGAGGAGAAGCCCGCCCCGTCAGCTGGCAACGGCAGCGGCAGCGGCAGCGGCACCGTTCCTGCCGCGCGGGTTCCCGCGCCGCAGGAGGAGCTGGCTCCGACCGACTGA
- a CDS encoding cation:proton antiporter regulatory subunit, with protein MGTHRTTLPGVGVQYDYTTESGQHISVVVHHDGRRFIGFYDQDDPDSCRLSVPLTPQEATGLAHLIDAAPIDAVRTDGIDLVTEHIPLGTRSPYGGRLLGDTRARTRTGASIVAVLRTHSAHPSPGPDFRLAIGDTLVVVGTREGVDTLSEIIAEG; from the coding sequence ATGGGAACCCACCGCACCACGCTGCCCGGAGTCGGAGTGCAGTATGACTACACCACCGAGTCGGGGCAGCACATCTCCGTCGTCGTGCACCACGACGGGCGACGGTTCATCGGGTTCTACGACCAGGACGATCCTGATTCGTGCCGGCTCTCCGTACCCCTGACTCCACAGGAGGCCACCGGGCTCGCGCACCTCATCGATGCCGCGCCGATCGACGCCGTGCGGACCGACGGGATCGATCTGGTCACCGAGCACATACCGCTCGGGACGCGGTCGCCGTACGGCGGGCGGTTGCTCGGGGACACGCGGGCCCGGACGCGGACCGGGGCGTCCATCGTGGCGGTGTTGCGGACGCACAGTGCGCATCCGTCACCGGGGCCGGACTTCCGGCTGGCCATCGGCGACACGCTTGTCGTCGTCGGTACGCGCGAGGGCGTGGACACGCTCTCCGAGATCATTGCGGAGGGCTGA
- a CDS encoding helix-turn-helix domain-containing protein gives MDATTPGLLTPDVLDRADVRAALIEHDFAAVFTLIKKWGGLSQNRIASACQFTPGKVSTIISGAQRVTSFDVVCRIADGLRIPGILLGLAPRPWEGDHSSAQHEQPDAPGERPDTDEIPWRADATVDLATHLTRSDLVMDRRALTRALAGAAVTGAALLDSLEGWLVPAAIVPEQRRPGRLGMSDVAELETTARAFRQWDHQYGGGLRRKAVLGQLAEVSGALDEHQAPAVADRLYHVMAQLAGTAATMAWDSGLQRRAQDYHRLALRAAHAGGDVIFGANVLAGMARQMLYRDRADDALQLIHLAQEGARDVMGPRVRAMLHTREAWAYATQGRHVGFQRATARAAEALAAAGSDEEPYWIAYFDEAELAGVTGGRLLDLARTDPRRHAAQAAAEIRTALACRGQEAGRSHALDRIGLAECQFLAGDIRAAAAEATLAVQAARGTQSGRVRAQLGQLYPYTVGHSASRPVREARDSIRDLLSS, from the coding sequence ATGGATGCCACCACCCCCGGCCTGCTCACCCCGGACGTGCTCGACAGAGCTGACGTTCGGGCGGCGCTCATTGAGCACGACTTCGCAGCCGTCTTCACCTTGATCAAGAAATGGGGCGGCCTCTCCCAGAACCGCATAGCGTCCGCCTGCCAGTTCACCCCTGGCAAGGTATCCACGATCATCAGCGGGGCCCAACGCGTCACCAGCTTTGACGTCGTCTGCCGAATCGCTGACGGCCTCCGCATTCCGGGCATCCTGCTCGGGCTCGCACCGCGGCCTTGGGAGGGCGATCACTCTTCAGCACAGCACGAACAGCCAGACGCTCCAGGTGAACGGCCAGACACAGACGAAATCCCGTGGCGGGCCGACGCCACTGTGGACCTGGCCACCCACCTCACCAGGAGTGATCTCGTGATGGACAGAAGGGCCCTCACTCGCGCCCTCGCCGGTGCCGCTGTAACCGGCGCCGCGCTCCTCGACAGCCTCGAAGGCTGGCTTGTGCCGGCTGCCATCGTGCCCGAGCAGCGCCGTCCCGGTCGACTCGGCATGAGTGATGTCGCTGAGCTGGAGACCACCGCACGGGCCTTCCGGCAGTGGGACCACCAGTACGGCGGCGGACTCCGGAGGAAGGCAGTGCTCGGCCAGCTCGCCGAGGTCTCCGGCGCCCTCGACGAGCACCAGGCACCCGCTGTTGCGGACCGGCTGTACCACGTGATGGCCCAGTTGGCCGGCACCGCCGCGACGATGGCATGGGACTCCGGTCTGCAACGGCGGGCCCAGGACTACCACCGCCTCGCGCTCCGCGCCGCGCACGCCGGAGGTGACGTCATCTTCGGGGCCAACGTGCTCGCCGGAATGGCCCGCCAGATGCTCTACCGCGACCGGGCCGATGACGCGCTCCAGCTCATCCACCTTGCCCAGGAAGGCGCCCGCGACGTCATGGGGCCCCGAGTCCGTGCCATGCTCCACACGCGAGAGGCGTGGGCATACGCAACCCAGGGCAGACACGTGGGGTTCCAGCGGGCGACGGCCCGAGCAGCCGAGGCGCTGGCAGCAGCAGGCAGCGACGAAGAGCCTTACTGGATTGCGTACTTCGACGAGGCAGAGCTCGCGGGGGTCACCGGGGGACGGCTTCTCGACCTCGCCCGCACCGACCCGCGCCGCCACGCAGCCCAGGCAGCCGCCGAGATCCGGACCGCCCTGGCGTGCCGCGGCCAGGAGGCCGGGCGTTCCCACGCGCTCGACCGTATCGGCCTGGCGGAATGCCAGTTTCTCGCTGGCGATATCCGGGCGGCCGCCGCTGAGGCAACCCTCGCGGTGCAGGCCGCGCGAGGGACGCAGTCGGGGCGTGTCCGTGCGCAGCTCGGGCAGTTGTACCCCTACACCGTGGGGCACAGCGCCTCACGTCCGGTGCGGGAGGCGCGCGATAGTATCCGCGACCTGCTGTCGAGCTGA
- the casA gene encoding type I-E CRISPR-associated protein Cse1/CasA, translated as MSHVNRIRPLPSSALTAPARTVWAKHDRPTEGWLPLWQHMSDSAAIAGLLWDEWVPRLIRQQIVEAVPHPDDARRLVVWLAATHDIGKATPAFACQVDGLADGMRGAGLDMPHQKQWGDDRRMAPHGLAGQFLMQEWLVERHGWTVRAAGQFAVVAGGHHGVPPGYAQIHDLDRHPELLRTPGPSEALWRSVQDELLDACAEAYGVRERLDAWRSVKLPQTVQVLLTALVIVSDWIASNPDLFPYFPEDVPRTPDERIATAWRGLDLPGPWEPAEPEGTPAELYASRFDLPSGSAIRPVQEAAVRLARALPEPGLMVIEAPMGEGKTEAALAAVEIFAARSGAGGCFVALPTRATGNAMFPRLLKWLDHLPGAERHSVFLAHAKAALNDEYVGLMRAGGGGGVRAVDVDGPDGARRASRDARPGAAELIAHQWLRGRKKGMLSSFAVGTIDQLLFAGLKSRHLALRHLALAGKVVVIDEAHASDAYMNVYLERVLSWLGSYRVPVVVLSATLPAATRRALIRAYTGDTSPEGTPDNASAAQGYPLLTAVAPGSAPLTECPPAAADRSTDVVLEPLDDDVSVLGDTLADALSGGGCALVVRNTVDRVLETAERLRSRFGGTADVTVAHSRFMDLDRAALDARLLRLFGPNGDRPRGPRPHIVVASQVAEQSLDVDFDLLVTDLCPVDLMLQRMGRLHRHQRGPGQNQRPPSLRRARCLVTGVHWNGTPPEPVRGSERVYGRHTLLRSLAVLRPYLHAPGSTLSLPGDILQLVQTAYGEQPVGPASWAEAMAAADLEHRTRRAEQQTEAEVYRLDRVRKPGRPVIGWIDAGVGDADDSRAGRAQVRDSEESLEVLVVQRQPDGSLTTVPWLDRGRGGLALPTDAIPPERAARALAASSMRLPFHFSKPWVLDRAIDELEELLIPAWQAKECRWLAGELILELDEHCQTQLAGYEIEYSHSDGLRVGRPGALDVRLVEHVPSFDLVSRPWLPVQRVDGTTAELSLLDVFAQASSVLRLVGDVPTQEFALFRLLLAILHDAVDGPDDVEDWAELWESEDAFEAVPAYLERHRARFDLLHPQQPFFQVAGLHTEKDEVFSLNRIVADVPNGDPFFSMRMPEAERLGFAEAARWLVHTHAFDTSGIKSGMAGDERVKGGKVYPQGVGWAGNLGGVMAEGSNLRESLLLNLVAADHATLRFRDDDTPAWRREPCGPGAESRLNLASRPSGPRDLYTWQTRRVRLHHDETGVYGVVLGYGDPIVPRNKQLLEPMTGWRRSEAQEKKHGLAQVYMPREHDPARGAWRGLAGLLQNVPGKGGAQSGEPAAFLRPGVLTWMAQLVGERALPRGFLFRARIVGAQYGTQQSVVDELVDDGVTMPVILLHAQDQRYGNAAIDAVGDADLAVRALGDLAADLARAAGSDHDAHRDAARDRGYGELDGPYRLWLRRLGESDDPAREREAWQRRVDRIIRDLGDDLLDSVTTAAWEGRVLDLGKGPQWFDDTNADKWFRIRLAKALPKALPIPAPRRATSQVPLEVKDLVEETS; from the coding sequence ATGTCCCACGTAAACCGGATACGCCCCCTCCCCAGCTCGGCGTTGACCGCGCCCGCTCGTACCGTGTGGGCCAAGCACGACCGTCCCACTGAAGGCTGGTTGCCTCTCTGGCAGCACATGTCCGACAGCGCTGCCATCGCCGGTCTTCTCTGGGACGAGTGGGTTCCCCGCCTCATCCGGCAGCAGATCGTTGAGGCGGTCCCGCACCCGGACGACGCCCGTCGCCTCGTCGTCTGGCTCGCGGCCACGCACGACATCGGGAAGGCGACGCCCGCCTTCGCATGCCAGGTCGACGGGCTCGCCGACGGGATGCGCGGGGCCGGGCTGGACATGCCGCACCAGAAGCAGTGGGGGGACGACCGGCGCATGGCGCCGCACGGGCTGGCCGGGCAGTTCCTGATGCAGGAATGGCTGGTGGAGCGGCACGGGTGGACGGTGCGCGCGGCCGGGCAATTCGCGGTGGTGGCCGGTGGGCACCACGGAGTGCCACCCGGGTACGCGCAGATCCACGACCTCGACAGGCACCCCGAGCTGCTGCGCACTCCGGGACCGAGCGAGGCGCTCTGGCGCAGTGTCCAGGACGAGTTGCTCGATGCCTGCGCGGAGGCTTACGGCGTACGCGAACGACTCGACGCCTGGCGCTCGGTGAAGCTGCCGCAGACCGTGCAGGTGCTGCTGACGGCCCTCGTCATCGTCTCCGACTGGATCGCGAGCAACCCCGACCTCTTTCCGTACTTTCCCGAGGACGTGCCCCGTACCCCGGACGAGCGGATTGCCACCGCCTGGCGCGGACTTGACCTGCCCGGTCCGTGGGAGCCCGCTGAGCCGGAAGGGACACCGGCCGAGTTGTACGCATCGCGGTTCGACCTGCCGTCCGGGTCCGCGATCCGGCCGGTGCAGGAGGCCGCCGTACGGCTCGCGCGTGCTCTTCCCGAGCCGGGGCTGATGGTGATCGAGGCACCCATGGGGGAGGGCAAGACCGAGGCCGCCCTCGCCGCGGTGGAGATATTCGCGGCCCGCAGCGGGGCCGGCGGATGCTTCGTCGCCCTGCCGACCCGGGCGACGGGCAATGCCATGTTCCCGCGCCTCCTGAAGTGGCTGGACCACCTGCCGGGCGCCGAGCGCCACTCGGTCTTCCTCGCGCACGCCAAAGCCGCGCTGAACGATGAGTACGTGGGGCTGATGCGCGCCGGTGGAGGAGGTGGCGTCCGGGCCGTGGATGTGGACGGGCCGGACGGTGCCCGGCGGGCATCGAGGGACGCCAGGCCGGGTGCGGCCGAGCTGATAGCCCACCAGTGGCTGCGAGGCCGCAAGAAGGGAATGCTCTCGTCGTTCGCGGTCGGGACGATCGACCAACTCCTGTTCGCCGGGCTCAAGAGCCGCCATCTGGCCCTGCGCCATCTCGCACTGGCGGGCAAGGTCGTCGTGATTGACGAAGCCCACGCTTCCGATGCCTACATGAACGTCTATCTGGAGCGGGTGCTGTCCTGGCTGGGCAGTTACAGGGTGCCGGTCGTCGTGCTGTCCGCGACTCTGCCCGCCGCCACGCGTCGGGCTCTGATCCGGGCATACACGGGTGACACCTCTCCGGAGGGAACCCCCGACAACGCCAGCGCCGCGCAGGGATATCCGCTGCTGACAGCCGTCGCGCCGGGCAGCGCGCCACTGACCGAGTGCCCGCCGGCCGCTGCAGACCGGAGCACGGACGTCGTACTCGAACCGCTCGACGACGACGTGTCCGTGCTCGGCGACACCTTGGCCGACGCGCTGTCCGGCGGCGGCTGCGCCCTCGTCGTACGGAACACCGTCGACCGGGTGCTGGAGACGGCAGAGCGGCTGCGCTCCCGATTCGGCGGCACGGCGGACGTCACGGTCGCACACTCCCGCTTCATGGATCTGGACCGAGCCGCACTGGACGCGAGGCTCCTGAGGCTCTTCGGTCCGAACGGTGACCGTCCGCGCGGGCCGAGACCGCACATCGTCGTGGCGAGCCAGGTCGCGGAGCAGTCCCTTGACGTCGACTTCGACCTCCTGGTCACCGACCTCTGCCCCGTGGACCTCATGCTCCAGCGGATGGGGCGCCTGCACCGGCACCAGCGGGGACCCGGCCAGAACCAACGGCCGCCGTCCCTGCGCCGGGCCCGGTGCCTGGTCACGGGTGTCCACTGGAACGGCACACCGCCCGAACCGGTACGGGGCTCGGAGCGGGTGTACGGACGGCACACCCTGCTGCGGTCCCTCGCCGTGCTCCGCCCGTACCTGCACGCGCCGGGCAGCACGCTGAGCCTTCCGGGGGACATCCTCCAGCTCGTCCAGACGGCTTACGGAGAGCAGCCGGTCGGCCCGGCGAGCTGGGCGGAGGCGATGGCCGCCGCCGATCTGGAGCACCGGACCCGCCGTGCGGAGCAGCAGACCGAGGCGGAGGTCTACCGGCTGGACCGGGTCCGTAAGCCGGGCCGTCCGGTGATCGGCTGGATCGACGCGGGTGTGGGCGACGCCGACGATTCCCGGGCCGGCCGCGCGCAGGTCAGGGACAGCGAGGAGAGCCTTGAGGTGCTCGTCGTCCAGCGGCAGCCGGACGGTTCGCTGACCACGGTTCCCTGGCTCGACCGGGGGCGCGGGGGGCTGGCGCTGCCTACCGACGCGATTCCGCCGGAGAGAGCGGCAAGAGCCCTCGCCGCGAGCTCTATGCGGTTGCCGTTCCACTTCTCGAAGCCCTGGGTCCTGGACCGGGCGATCGACGAGCTGGAGGAACTGCTGATCCCGGCCTGGCAGGCGAAGGAGTGCCGGTGGCTGGCCGGGGAGCTGATTCTTGAGCTCGACGAGCACTGTCAGACCCAACTGGCAGGCTATGAAATCGAGTACAGCCACTCGGATGGACTCAGGGTGGGGCGCCCCGGCGCCCTCGACGTAAGGCTGGTGGAGCACGTGCCGTCGTTCGATCTGGTGTCACGCCCGTGGCTGCCGGTCCAGCGGGTCGACGGCACGACTGCCGAGCTGTCCTTGCTGGACGTGTTCGCCCAGGCAAGCAGTGTGCTGAGGCTGGTCGGTGACGTGCCGACGCAGGAATTCGCCCTGTTCAGACTCCTGTTGGCGATCCTGCACGATGCCGTGGACGGGCCGGACGACGTCGAGGACTGGGCGGAGCTCTGGGAGAGCGAGGACGCCTTCGAGGCCGTACCTGCCTACCTGGAACGGCATCGTGCACGCTTCGACCTGCTCCATCCGCAACAGCCCTTCTTCCAGGTCGCCGGGTTGCACACGGAGAAGGACGAAGTCTTCTCCCTGAACCGCATCGTGGCGGACGTCCCCAACGGCGACCCCTTCTTCAGCATGCGCATGCCCGAGGCGGAGCGCCTCGGTTTCGCCGAGGCCGCCAGATGGCTGGTCCACACCCACGCCTTCGACACATCGGGCATCAAGTCCGGAATGGCGGGCGACGAACGGGTCAAGGGCGGAAAGGTCTACCCGCAGGGAGTCGGCTGGGCGGGCAATCTGGGCGGGGTGATGGCGGAGGGGTCGAACCTGCGTGAATCGCTGCTCCTCAACCTCGTCGCCGCGGACCACGCCACCTTGAGATTCCGGGACGACGACACTCCGGCCTGGCGCCGTGAACCCTGCGGACCGGGCGCTGAGTCGCGCCTGAACCTGGCCTCCCGGCCCTCCGGTCCCCGGGATCTCTACACCTGGCAGACGCGAAGGGTGCGTCTGCACCACGACGAGACCGGTGTGTACGGCGTCGTGCTCGGCTACGGGGACCCCATCGTGCCGAGGAACAAGCAGCTGCTGGAGCCCATGACGGGGTGGCGGCGCAGCGAGGCGCAGGAGAAGAAGCACGGACTGGCGCAGGTCTACATGCCCCGCGAGCACGACCCCGCACGCGGTGCCTGGCGCGGGCTGGCCGGCCTTCTCCAGAACGTGCCGGGGAAGGGCGGCGCGCAGAGCGGAGAGCCGGCGGCCTTTCTCCGGCCGGGTGTTCTCACGTGGATGGCGCAACTGGTCGGCGAGCGAGCCCTGCCGCGAGGTTTTCTCTTCCGGGCACGCATCGTCGGTGCGCAGTACGGCACCCAGCAGTCGGTGGTCGACGAGTTGGTCGACGACGGGGTCACCATGCCCGTCATCCTTCTGCACGCCCAGGACCAGCGGTACGGGAACGCGGCCATCGACGCCGTGGGGGACGCGGACCTCGCGGTGAGAGCACTGGGCGACCTCGCGGCCGACCTCGCCCGAGCGGCCGGTTCCGACCACGACGCGCACCGGGATGCCGCACGGGACCGGGGGTACGGCGAGCTGGACGGCCCCTACAGGCTCTGGCTGAGGCGGCTCGGGGAGAGCGACGACCCGGCGCGCGAGCGTGAGGCATGGCAGAGGCGGGTGGACCGGATCATCAGGGATCTGGGCGACGATCTGCTGGATTCCGTGACCACCGCCGCGTGGGAGGGCCGAGTGCTGGACCTGGGCAAGGGCCCGCAGTGGTTCGACGACACGAACGCCGACAAATGGTTCCGGATCCGGTTGGCCAAGGCACTGCCCAAGGCTCTTCCGATCCCGGCGCCGCGGCGTGCCACATCGCAAGTGCCGCTTGAAGTAAAGGATTTGGTGGAGGAGACGTCGTGA